The Geminicoccaceae bacterium SCSIO 64248 genomic interval TCGGGGCGACCGTACTCGATTGCCAATGCGCTAAGCCCGCGGCGGAGCGCCAGCACGTCTTCGAGCGTCTGGCATTCGGCTAGGAACAGATCCGCTTTCGACGCAGCGAGGCGCAGCCCGCCCTCGGTCGGGTCGCACATAATCAGAACGGGGTGTCCCTGGATTGGACGGACGGCCGTGAGCGGGCCGCGAACGGTAAAGTGGCGGCCGGTGTGATGGATTGGATGAATGCGGTTGGAATCGGCGAAAAGGCCATTCTGCTTGTCGGCAACGACCGCGTCGTCTTCCCAGCTGTCCCAGAGCTTTTGCGCCACCTCGAGATATTCGGCCGTACGCGCGCAGCTCTCGTCCGTATTGGACGGAAGTGTGCGGTGGCCGAAGTCGGCCGCTTGATGGCTGCTGCCACGCGTATCGACGATGCAGGCCGTTCGTCCGGACGAGAGGTTGTCCAGGACGGCGAATGCGCGCGCTGTGTGAAACGGCTCGGTTTGCGTGATCGATACGGATGCGCCGAGGCCGATCCGTTCGGTGCGCGGCACCATCGTGCCTAGCAGAGGCAGGGTGTCGATTTGCACGGCGTCGGTCGTGCCGGCGAGTACGTAATCCGGTCCGCCGCCAGGCGGCAGAAACAAAACGGCATCAAGCCCGCTTTCCTCGGCCTGTCTGACCAACGCTTCGTATTGGGGCAGGGTTTGAGATTCGCGCATCAGCGAGGAGGCACGCCAGCCGGCGGGATGAAAGCCATAGCCGCTAAGCGACAAGGTAAGATGCACGGCGTCTTTCTCCTCGATGCGTGCCTGCCCGGCCTCCCGGCGCAGGTCAGCCGCAGATCACGTTCAAAAGGGCCTGGCGACGCTCGTTCCTCACGACGGTGACAGCGCGCGCCAAGGCGTCAGGCAGCGCATTTGCGTCGTCGACTCGCTCGCCGTGGCCCCCGCTGGCTTGAACCAGCATTTCGTAGGCAGGTGCTGGAGACAGGGACACAAATGGAAGATTCTCGGCTTGTACCGCCTGTCCGTCCGGATACATGTCAGCGGTCGCGCGCCGGACCGCACCCCATTCGCCATTATTGAAGACAACCGTGAGGACGGGGAGGGTGTGCGCCTGAGCGATCTGATGGCAGGCCGTCGGGTTGGCGAACATGTAGGCGCCGTCGCCCAATGTCGCGACGACCAGCCGGTCGGGTTCGGCCAATTGAGCACCGAGCGCAGCCGGCAGTCCCCAGCCGAGACCGCTCACGGAACTGCTGCCGAAATAGCTGCCGGGGCGTCTGAGCCTCCCGGCTGCCGGCACAAAGGGATACTCGTTCACGATAATGGCTTCGGGACCAGCCGCTTCGGCGATGCAGCGGCTGGCCCAGGCTTTTCCCATAGGCGTCGTAGAGTCTGCCGGCGTGATCGCGCGTTCGGCTGTGGCGCGCACCTCGCCAATGCGTCCGACGATCGCCGCACGCCGCGCTTGAACGGCTTCGTCTCTATCGGCCAAGCGGCTCTCGAGAGCCGTGTGCAAAGCGTGAAGCGTCAATACCGGCGATGCCGCGAGGGTGACGTCGGCCCGGAAACCACGGACAGGATAGCGGGAGAACAGCGGATCGTGCCCGAGCTGGATGATGCGGCAGTCGGGGTGCGGCGCCGGACCGTCCGGCAGCCATGGGACGTCGCT includes:
- a CDS encoding LLM class flavin-dependent oxidoreductase — its product is MHLTLSLSGYGFHPAGWRASSLMRESQTLPQYEALVRQAEESGLDAVLFLPPGGGPDYVLAGTTDAVQIDTLPLLGTMVPRTERIGLGASVSITQTEPFHTARAFAVLDNLSSGRTACIVDTRGSSHQAADFGHRTLPSNTDESCARTAEYLEVAQKLWDSWEDDAVVADKQNGLFADSNRIHPIHHTGRHFTVRGPLTAVRPIQGHPVLIMCDPTEGGLRLAASKADLFLAECQTLEDVLALRRGLSALAIEYGRPDGEPRVLMNVMPVLGETTEAAEARAAALDAIADVESASATCARFVGTGGDLAQVMAAWHAKGVADGFNILPAVLPDDVDYLINDTLPALRNRGLFRSEYAQCTLRGHLALPRPANRFALV